One stretch of Rana temporaria chromosome 10, aRanTem1.1, whole genome shotgun sequence DNA includes these proteins:
- the LOC120915668 gene encoding protein ALP1-like — protein sequence MDLGRCYEHVTSFVMLYYLRRQKSRTRKMSARRRGYWTHPMLLKRPTEGFFALHYADLRRYPQNFFNFTRMTTPTFDYLLEKLHPRLDRMNTDMRRSVPPEERLLITLRFLASGVSSTSLSHFFLLGTSTISGIVLDTCEAIWEELRSSAMPVPDTSMWQEIANGFWKKTQFPNCVGALDGKSIRIQMPPGSGSQFHNYEKYFSLVLMAICDSNYRFVAVDIGANGSNADARVFSASQMGRRLLEGHFNLPSDKPLPGTEGPDMPHVLVADEAFGLSQHLLRPYGRHNLTTPKKNFNDRLSRARRLIECTFGILSSKWRIFHTTIQLSVENAQLAIQACCVLHNVIREKEGVSVEEEDEIDLPSVRFTGLRPNNSVFLMRDHFANFFMSPEGEVPWQYQHV from the exons ATGGATTTGGGGAGATGTTATGAGCATGTGACATCATTTGTCATGCTCTACTATCTGAGGAGACAAAAAAGCAGGACCAGGAAGATGTCCGCGAGGAGACGCGGGTACTGGACACATCCCATGCTGCTCAAGAGgccaactgagggtttttttgctCTGCACTACGCAGATTTGCGACGGTACCctcaaaatttttttaatttcacaaGAATGACTACTCCAACATTTGACTATTTGCTGGAAAAGTTGCATCCACGTTTAGACAGGATGAATACCGACATGAGACGTTCTGTGCCTCCAGAGGAGCGACTTCTCATTACCCTCAG GTTTCTTGCATCTGGAGTATCTTCTACGTccctaagccatttttttttgttgggaacCTCAACAATATCTGGAATAGTTCTTGACACCTGTGAAGCTATATGGGAGGAGCTTCGGTCGTCTGCGATGCCTGTTCCTGACACATCCATGTGGCAGGAAATAGCAAATGGGTTTTGGAAGAAAACCCAATTCCCTAATTGTGTTGGAGCCCTGGATGGGAAAAGCATCCGAATTCAGATGCCACCTGGATCCGGCTCTCAATTTCACAATTACGAAAAGTACTTCTCCCTTGTGCTAATGGCAATCTGCGACAGCAATTACAGGTTTGTAGCTGTCGATATCGGGGCAAATGGATCTAATGCAGACGCAAGAGTCTTTTCAGCATCACAAATGGGGAGAAGACTACTTGAGGGACACTTTAATTTGCCATCAGACAAGCCACTTCCAGGAACTGAAGGACCAGATATGCCGCATGTTCTTGTAGCTGACGAGGCATTTGGACTTTCCCAGCATCTTTTAAGGCCTTATGGCAGGCACAATTTaacaacccccaaaaaaaatttcaatGATCGGTTGAGTCGTGCAAGGCGCCTTATTGAATGCACCTTTGGCATTTTGAGCAGCAAGTGGCGCATATTTCACACCACAATACAACTCAGCGTGGAGAATGCCCAACTAGCAATCCAAGCATGCTGTGTCCTCCACAATGTCATCCGTGAGAAAGAAGGGGTTTCTGTTGAGGAAGAGGACGAGATCGACTTACCTTCTGTACGCTTTACCGGACTGCGACCCAACAATTCAGTTTTTCTCATGCGTGATCATTTTGCTAATTTTTTCATGTCCCCTGAAGGAGAGGTTCCGTGGCAGTATCAGCATGTGTAA